In a genomic window of Vibrio marisflavi CECT 7928:
- a CDS encoding NirD/YgiW/YdeI family stress tolerance protein, with translation MKTITKTILILSCYFLAPAVFANGYDGPTSNSFKQDSYYTKSVTLEGHIESRNGTSNYYTFKTNDTKESYILKINDSTWSNIKITNKTNVEIYGVLEVSRQFHYINVKSLKVI, from the coding sequence ATGAAGACAATCACTAAAACAATATTAATACTTTCCTGTTATTTTCTTGCTCCAGCAGTTTTCGCTAATGGTTATGATGGACCAACAAGTAATAGCTTTAAACAAGATTCATACTACACAAAGTCTGTCACTCTAGAGGGTCACATTGAGTCTAGAAACGGAACTAGCAATTACTATACGTTCAAAACAAATGACACTAAAGAAAGCTACATATTAAAAATTAATGATAGCACATGGTCAAACATTAAAATTACAAATAAAACCAATGTTGAAATATATGGAGTGTTAGAAGTGTCTAGGCAATTTCATTATATTAATGTCAAAAGCCTAAAGGTCATTTAA
- the elbB gene encoding isoprenoid biosynthesis glyoxalase ElbB, producing the protein MKKVAVILSGSGVFDGSEIHESVLALHAIEKQGATWHCYAPNKNQANVVDHLTGDVMEDQSRNILVESARIARGNVKDLEELDIEEYDALLVPGGFGAAKNFTDFANSGSECSIDPLIASVCRSFSVAKKPAGYVCIAPVIIPMIYDKGVKGTLGTHPEMIQAFTELGGEHVECSVGEVAFDQEHKVLSTPSYMLAENITQAASGIEKLVQTLVEIA; encoded by the coding sequence ATGAAAAAAGTAGCAGTTATTTTAAGCGGTTCAGGTGTTTTTGACGGTTCAGAAATCCATGAATCAGTACTAGCGCTGCATGCCATAGAAAAACAAGGGGCCACTTGGCATTGCTACGCACCAAACAAAAACCAAGCAAATGTTGTTGATCACTTAACAGGCGACGTAATGGAAGATCAATCAAGAAACATTTTGGTTGAATCCGCAAGAATCGCAAGAGGCAACGTAAAAGACCTCGAAGAGCTGGATATCGAAGAGTATGATGCGCTTTTAGTCCCTGGTGGCTTTGGCGCTGCAAAAAACTTCACTGACTTCGCAAACTCTGGCAGTGAGTGCAGTATCGACCCTCTTATCGCTTCAGTATGCCGTTCTTTCTCTGTTGCTAAGAAACCAGCTGGCTATGTGTGTATCGCTCCTGTAATCATTCCAATGATTTACGACAAAGGCGTAAAAGGCACGTTGGGTACTCACCCAGAAATGATTCAAGCATTTACTGAGCTTGGTGGGGAGCACGTAGAATGCTCCGTTGGTGAAGTCGCATTCGACCAAGAACATAAAGTTCTTTCGACGCCTTCTTATATGCTTGCAGAGAACATTACTCAAGCAGCATCAGGTATCGAAAAGCTTGTACAAACTCTAGTTGAAATCGCATAA
- a CDS encoding dienelactone hydrolase family protein, with translation MKKWLTGIVLLLSTNVFAGQDVVYSINGQKYEGYWSKVDDKAPLVLLVHDWDGLTDYEKTRVEMLNQKGYNVFAADLFGKGVRPTKVEDKRQHTGELYKDREKLRVLMQGSLDKAGTLGGNLNNVVVMGYCFGGAAVLESARAGMNAKGFVTFHGGLKTPDGQSYNNTTAPILVLHGTADTAIPMEQFAALAAELEEANVPHEMITYSGAPHAFTVFGSNRYREDADRKSWYAFNDFLNETTR, from the coding sequence ATGAAGAAATGGCTTACAGGAATAGTTCTACTCTTGTCTACAAACGTATTTGCAGGACAGGACGTTGTTTACAGCATAAATGGACAAAAATACGAAGGTTACTGGTCAAAAGTAGATGATAAAGCGCCGCTTGTTCTTCTTGTCCACGACTGGGATGGCCTAACAGACTACGAAAAAACTCGTGTCGAGATGCTCAATCAAAAAGGTTATAACGTGTTCGCAGCAGACCTTTTCGGCAAAGGTGTTCGGCCAACAAAAGTAGAAGACAAACGCCAACACACTGGAGAATTATATAAAGATAGAGAAAAACTTAGGGTATTGATGCAAGGCAGCTTAGATAAAGCTGGTACTCTAGGTGGAAACTTAAATAATGTAGTCGTAATGGGTTACTGTTTTGGTGGCGCTGCAGTGTTGGAATCTGCTCGCGCAGGGATGAATGCAAAAGGCTTCGTTACCTTTCATGGCGGTTTAAAAACACCAGACGGCCAGTCGTATAACAATACAACCGCGCCTATTCTCGTTTTACACGGCACTGCTGACACAGCCATTCCTATGGAACAATTTGCCGCCTTAGCTGCTGAACTGGAAGAAGCAAACGTGCCCCATGAGATGATCACTTATAGTGGCGCTCCTCATGCCTTTACCGTATTCGGCTCTAACCGATATCGAGAAGATGCAGATAGGAAGTCTTGGTATGCCTTTAATGACTTCTTAAACGAAACAACTCGGTAA
- the secF gene encoding protein translocase subunit SecF, with protein sequence MTKFFKKNIRKVRYITGIVSVTLIVISLAALAVRGLNWGLDFTGGMLTEVSVDQSLTNVELLKVIKPAYGESASVTHAGQEGRWLIRYAIPKKGVKEPSMTQTLSKISNNVKVVSTSMVGSQVGKSMVNQGGLALITSLLCILGYLCFRFEWRLATGSLMALLHDVVLVLGFFAITQMQFDLTTFAAVLAILGYSLNDSIIVSDRIRELLVARQRDTIKTINDDAVIATFSRTMVTSGTTLLTVAALWLMGGQALQGFSTAMFIGILSGTWSSISIGTVLPEWFKLEPKHYLPVEVDAAP encoded by the coding sequence ATGACTAAATTCTTTAAGAAAAACATTCGTAAAGTCCGTTATATCACAGGTATTGTATCGGTTACTTTAATCGTAATCTCTCTAGCTGCACTTGCGGTAAGAGGGCTTAACTGGGGACTAGATTTTACTGGCGGTATGCTGACAGAGGTTTCTGTTGATCAAAGCCTAACTAATGTTGAGCTACTGAAGGTGATTAAACCAGCTTACGGCGAGTCTGCAAGTGTGACTCATGCTGGCCAAGAAGGCCGTTGGTTGATTCGCTATGCTATCCCTAAAAAAGGCGTTAAAGAGCCTTCGATGACTCAAACGTTGTCTAAGATCTCGAACAACGTAAAAGTAGTCAGCACGAGTATGGTTGGCTCGCAGGTTGGTAAAAGCATGGTAAACCAAGGCGGATTAGCATTGATTACATCACTGCTGTGTATTCTTGGTTATTTGTGTTTCCGCTTTGAGTGGCGTTTAGCGACAGGTTCATTGATGGCACTTCTACACGATGTGGTATTGGTGTTGGGCTTTTTCGCTATTACTCAAATGCAATTCGATTTGACAACATTTGCGGCGGTTCTCGCGATACTCGGCTATTCACTGAATGACTCTATCATTGTTTCAGACCGTATTCGTGAGCTTCTAGTCGCTAGGCAGCGTGATACAATCAAGACCATTAACGATGATGCGGTTATCGCTACTTTCTCTCGTACGATGGTAACGTCGGGCACAACGCTTCTTACTGTGGCAGCGCTATGGTTAATGGGCGGACAAGCTCTTCAAGGATTCTCGACCGCGATGTTTATCGGTATCTTGTCAGGTACATGGTCTTCTATCTCTATCGGTACAGTATTGCCAGAATGGTTTAAATTGGAGCCTAAGCACTACTTACCAGTAGAAGTAGATGCGGCGCCTTAA
- the secD gene encoding protein translocase subunit SecD, translating into MKNNKRIINHYSKWKYVFLIVTVVILGLSAIPTWYGEQPSIQLTMAHPNEAISSVAKMAGYLKEKNIDVDKITQKGEKTTLIFNNENDQTLARQALDPLVGKKDTITYSFVSVAPQWLTDMGFAPIKLGLDLRGGVQFLLNVDVDKAFSEQRDTMVDDIRDMLSKSSVYGVRFKNDTAVGFDVTSNDSSALNKVQNYIQSNYSGWSVKHYSDKLTVVPTKSNREEFQNATVTQNLKIMRDRIEQLGITEALVQRQGANKILIDLPGVQDPTKAKKIIGATASLAFHEVIPSTQSITADDIVLKNNEGQNVVLNRRPVLTGEHIINARANVDKMGMAEVDISLDHAGGKLMSQFSGTHIGKPMATVYREYQTNAKGQTERKERVISVATIQSKLGSQFRITGAGSLQQAQQLALLLRAGSLTAPVTIVAEQTIGASLGAENIHNGFAALALGMGLTLTFMALWYRRLGWVADVALLINMVSLIGLIALLPGAVLTLPGIAGLVLTVGMAVDTNVLIFERIRDKLREGRSLAQAIDQGFSTAFATILDANVTTMITAVILYSIGNGPIAGFAMTLGLGLLTSMFTGVFASRAIINLVWGRDGRRGLKV; encoded by the coding sequence ATGAAGAACAATAAACGTATTATAAATCACTATTCCAAATGGAAATATGTGTTTTTGATAGTCACAGTGGTCATTTTAGGTCTCAGTGCTATACCAACTTGGTACGGCGAACAGCCTTCGATTCAATTAACAATGGCTCACCCAAATGAAGCGATAAGCTCAGTCGCTAAAATGGCAGGCTACCTAAAAGAAAAGAACATTGACGTTGATAAAATCACTCAAAAAGGTGAGAAAACGACGTTAATTTTCAACAATGAAAATGACCAGACGCTAGCACGCCAAGCTCTAGACCCGCTTGTGGGTAAGAAAGATACAATCACGTACTCTTTCGTTTCTGTTGCACCTCAGTGGTTAACAGACATGGGCTTCGCTCCAATCAAACTTGGTTTGGATTTACGTGGTGGTGTACAGTTCCTTCTAAACGTAGATGTAGATAAAGCATTCTCTGAGCAGCGCGACACGATGGTTGACGACATTAGAGACATGTTAAGTAAGTCAAGTGTTTACGGTGTAAGGTTCAAAAATGACACTGCCGTAGGTTTTGACGTTACAAGCAACGATTCTTCAGCGCTTAACAAAGTACAAAACTACATTCAAAGCAACTATTCAGGTTGGTCGGTTAAACACTACTCTGACAAGTTGACAGTTGTTCCAACAAAATCAAACCGTGAAGAGTTCCAAAACGCAACGGTAACGCAAAACTTGAAGATTATGCGTGATCGTATTGAACAGTTGGGGATCACGGAAGCATTAGTGCAAAGACAAGGCGCGAATAAAATTCTGATTGATTTGCCGGGTGTTCAAGATCCGACTAAAGCGAAGAAAATCATCGGTGCAACTGCAAGTTTAGCGTTCCATGAAGTGATTCCTTCAACACAATCTATTACTGCTGATGACATCGTTCTAAAGAACAATGAAGGTCAAAATGTTGTGTTGAACCGTCGTCCTGTTTTAACCGGTGAGCACATCATCAACGCACGAGCAAACGTTGATAAAATGGGCATGGCAGAAGTGGATATCTCACTTGACCACGCTGGCGGTAAGCTAATGAGCCAATTCTCTGGTACTCACATTGGCAAACCAATGGCTACGGTTTATCGTGAATACCAAACTAATGCGAAAGGTCAAACTGAACGTAAAGAGCGCGTAATCAGTGTCGCGACCATCCAATCTAAGTTGGGAAGCCAGTTCCGAATCACGGGTGCTGGAAGCTTACAGCAAGCACAGCAACTAGCATTATTACTTCGTGCAGGCTCTCTAACAGCGCCAGTTACTATTGTTGCAGAGCAAACTATCGGTGCCTCTTTAGGTGCGGAAAACATTCACAATGGTTTCGCTGCTTTGGCATTAGGTATGGGCCTTACGCTAACATTTATGGCGCTTTGGTATCGTCGTTTAGGTTGGGTTGCGGACGTCGCTTTGCTAATTAACATGGTTTCACTTATTGGTTTGATCGCTCTTTTACCGGGTGCAGTTCTGACCTTGCCAGGTATTGCAGGTTTAGTTCTGACGGTCGGTATGGCGGTAGATACCAACGTACTGATATTTGAAAGGATACGAGATAAGCTTCGAGAGGGGCGTTCTCTAGCTCAAGCTATAGATCAAGGCTTTAGCACTGCATTTGCTACCATTCTTGATGCAAACGTAACAACTATGATTACCGCGGTTATTCTGTACTCAATCGGTAATGGTCCAATTGCTGGTTTCGCAATGACTTTAGGTTTAGGTCTATTGACGAGTATGTTTACTGGGGTATTTGCTTCACGTGCAATTATCAACTTGGTTTGGGGTCGCGATGGACGTCGAGGTCTAAAGGTTTAA
- a CDS encoding 4a-hydroxytetrahydrobiopterin dehydratase: MLNELQCEACSKESVALSESERQSLILELNDWKIFDREGIPQLEKVYRFKNYKLAWSFSNQVSELAEQEFHHPSILLEWGKVTVTWWSHSIKGLHKNDFICAAKCDEFIEN; the protein is encoded by the coding sequence ATGCTGAATGAATTGCAATGTGAGGCATGTAGTAAAGAGTCAGTCGCACTCTCAGAATCAGAAAGGCAATCGCTGATACTTGAGCTTAATGATTGGAAGATTTTTGATAGGGAAGGCATACCGCAGTTAGAGAAAGTGTACCGATTTAAAAATTACAAACTGGCGTGGAGTTTTTCAAACCAAGTCTCAGAATTAGCTGAGCAAGAGTTCCATCACCCGTCTATATTATTGGAGTGGGGTAAGGTAACGGTGACTTGGTGGAGTCATTCAATCAAAGGCTTACACAAGAATGATTTTATATGCGCTGCTAAATGTGATGAGTTTATAGAGAATTAA
- the phhA gene encoding phenylalanine 4-monooxygenase: MTQYHSKPVNLQGYVDWDDDENSIWHDLVDRQQKVIQNRACQAYLDGLEMLNLPVDRVPQLPEINRVLVKETGWRVEPVAALISFDKFFALLSERKFPVATFLRSRDEFDYLQEPDFFHEIFGHCAMLTNPDFASFTHTYGKLGLSADAKKRVYLARLYWFTVEFGLVKENGQTKIYGGGILSSPGETVYSLDSCTPKRAEFDIQTVLRTPYRIDIMQPIYYLLSNLKELYRLSQVNLIEQVEVAMKAGLLPPLFEAKEVTNAE; encoded by the coding sequence ATGACTCAATACCATTCCAAACCAGTCAATTTGCAAGGCTATGTTGATTGGGATGACGATGAAAATAGTATTTGGCACGATCTCGTCGATAGACAGCAGAAAGTAATACAGAATCGAGCCTGCCAAGCCTATCTTGATGGATTAGAAATGCTTAACCTACCAGTCGACCGTGTTCCACAGTTACCTGAAATTAATAGAGTTCTTGTCAAGGAAACTGGCTGGCGCGTTGAACCTGTAGCAGCTCTGATTAGCTTCGATAAATTTTTCGCATTGTTATCAGAACGCAAATTCCCAGTCGCTACTTTTTTGCGCTCGCGTGACGAGTTTGACTACTTACAGGAACCAGATTTTTTCCATGAAATTTTTGGCCATTGCGCCATGTTAACCAACCCAGACTTTGCATCTTTTACCCATACTTATGGCAAACTTGGTTTGAGTGCTGATGCGAAAAAGCGTGTTTACTTAGCTCGTCTGTATTGGTTTACGGTTGAGTTTGGTTTAGTAAAAGAAAATGGTCAGACAAAGATATACGGTGGAGGGATTCTCTCGTCACCTGGTGAAACAGTGTACTCCCTTGATAGTTGCACCCCGAAAAGAGCCGAATTTGATATACAAACTGTATTAAGAACACCATACCGAATTGATATTATGCAGCCCATCTACTATCTATTAAGTAACCTGAAAGAACTTTACCGACTGAGTCAGGTGAACTTAATTGAACAAGTAGAAGTGGCAATGAAGGCAGGGTTACTGCCACCACTATTTGAAGCAAAGGAAGTCACAAATGCTGAATGA
- a CDS encoding acetoacetate--CoA ligase: MSHSEPIWTPSRERVESSNLTQFIKHINMQGEAISDYNSLHNWSVKEKKRFWLEVWQYCDIIGFMGDCIHGEGIAKWGNFYPSRDTIWFPQAQLNYAENLLSYAFQKPNEIAIEFKNECGQSRQLTWQKLCDQVSLMQQWLKQNGIEKGDVVAGYLPYIPESVIAMLATTSLGAIWTSTSPDFGVESVVERFGQVKPKILFCVNGYNFNGKTFEMHDKNSEIVSTIPSIRNICQIEYLVENQQSEPKNSNFSDWEAILSSYIPRGIRYQRVAFNDPLYVLYSSGTTGKPKCIVHSVGGTILNHLKEHQLHCDIQPGDNVLYYTTCGWMMWNWHVSSLASGATLVIYDGSPVHPIPSVLWQVAQELDVTLFGTSAKYLEAIQKQQVSPSLHYDLPKLRTLCSTGSVLYPEQFEFVYSHIKADLHLASISGGTDICGCFVLGNPISPVYKGECQSAGLGLEVSAFNEEGEPVAEQRGELVCLNSFPNQPLGFWQDDGEKYHNAYWGKYPNTWHHGDDVKKTETSGFVFYGRSDTTLNPGGVRIGTGEIYRQVNQIDSILDSVAVGQLVNGDEQIVLFVKLNPEHSLTDELVGDIKKRLRNQCSPRHVPSKILAISDIPKTKSGKIVELAVKQVVNGQTVNNIGAIDNPELLDEVAKLIHS; encoded by the coding sequence ATGTCTCACTCTGAACCAATATGGACCCCAAGTCGAGAGCGCGTAGAAAGCTCTAACCTGACCCAATTTATCAAGCATATAAATATGCAAGGTGAGGCTATTTCAGACTACAACTCTCTCCACAATTGGTCGGTTAAAGAAAAAAAGCGTTTCTGGCTAGAAGTCTGGCAGTACTGTGACATCATCGGTTTCATGGGAGATTGCATACATGGAGAAGGTATCGCGAAGTGGGGAAATTTTTACCCTAGCCGCGATACGATATGGTTTCCTCAAGCACAACTCAACTATGCTGAAAACCTGCTTTCCTACGCTTTCCAAAAGCCCAATGAAATTGCCATCGAATTTAAAAATGAATGTGGCCAAAGTAGACAATTAACTTGGCAGAAGCTTTGCGACCAAGTGTCACTTATGCAGCAATGGCTAAAACAAAATGGTATCGAAAAAGGTGACGTTGTAGCGGGGTACTTACCTTATATACCCGAATCAGTTATCGCCATGCTGGCAACAACCAGCCTCGGTGCTATTTGGACCTCAACCTCACCCGACTTTGGCGTAGAAAGCGTCGTCGAACGGTTTGGGCAAGTGAAGCCAAAAATATTGTTTTGTGTAAATGGCTATAATTTCAATGGCAAGACTTTCGAAATGCACGACAAGAATTCTGAAATTGTTTCCACAATTCCAAGTATTCGAAATATATGTCAAATAGAATATCTAGTAGAGAACCAGCAAAGCGAACCAAAAAACAGTAACTTTTCAGATTGGGAAGCAATATTATCGAGCTACATCCCGCGCGGGATTCGCTACCAGCGTGTCGCCTTCAACGACCCACTTTATGTTCTCTACTCTTCAGGCACGACTGGCAAACCTAAATGCATTGTACACAGTGTCGGTGGAACTATTTTGAATCACTTAAAAGAACACCAACTGCACTGCGACATACAACCCGGTGATAACGTCCTGTATTACACGACATGTGGTTGGATGATGTGGAACTGGCATGTTTCTTCTTTGGCAAGTGGGGCAACATTAGTCATTTATGACGGAAGCCCTGTACACCCTATCCCCAGTGTATTATGGCAGGTCGCACAAGAATTAGATGTCACTCTTTTCGGCACATCAGCAAAATACCTTGAAGCCATACAAAAGCAGCAAGTTAGCCCCAGCTTACACTACGATCTGCCAAAGCTGAGAACACTCTGCTCAACTGGCTCAGTGCTCTACCCAGAGCAGTTTGAATTTGTTTACTCACATATCAAAGCTGATCTACATCTAGCTTCTATCTCAGGCGGCACTGATATATGTGGTTGTTTCGTTCTTGGTAATCCGATATCTCCTGTTTATAAAGGAGAGTGTCAATCTGCAGGCCTAGGGTTAGAAGTTTCTGCATTCAACGAAGAGGGCGAGCCTGTTGCTGAACAAAGAGGAGAGCTTGTATGCCTCAACAGCTTTCCAAATCAACCTCTAGGATTTTGGCAAGATGACGGCGAAAAATATCACAACGCGTATTGGGGCAAATACCCAAATACGTGGCACCATGGTGATGACGTCAAGAAGACCGAGACAAGCGGCTTTGTGTTTTATGGTCGAAGTGATACCACTCTAAACCCCGGTGGCGTAAGAATTGGTACAGGTGAGATTTATCGACAAGTAAACCAGATTGATTCAATCCTCGATTCAGTTGCAGTTGGTCAGCTTGTCAACGGAGATGAACAAATCGTTTTATTTGTAAAACTTAACCCCGAACATAGTTTAACTGATGAGTTAGTTGGCGATATTAAAAAGCGCTTACGAAACCAGTGCAGCCCGCGCCATGTACCTTCAAAGATCCTTGCGATTAGTGATATACCAAAAACCAAATCTGGCAAAATCGTCGAGTTGGCTGTCAAGCAAGTGGTAAATGGGCAAACAGTGAATAACATTGGTGCTATAGACAATCCAGAGCTACTAGACGAAGTAGCCAAGCTGATTCACTCCTAA
- a CDS encoding class I SAM-dependent DNA methyltransferase has translation MASEWDDYAEKWELDESTIHFADHAFKALSEVVELTDLEVLDFGCGTGLLSQRLSPLVKNIVALDSSEAMIEQLDKKMLMNVEPVVDMLTRGLVAQHPAFRKQFDLVVASSVCGFLKSFSEVADIIYAILDEGSTFVHFDWLLEDGEQGVGMTQAKTEQVLTSVGFESVSVSVPFEIKTQTGVKKVLMGVAKKA, from the coding sequence ATGGCGAGTGAATGGGATGACTACGCTGAAAAATGGGAGCTTGATGAATCGACTATACACTTTGCAGATCATGCATTTAAAGCGCTGAGCGAAGTTGTAGAGCTAACGGATTTAGAGGTGCTCGATTTTGGATGTGGCACAGGGTTGCTTAGTCAAAGGTTATCGCCGTTAGTAAAAAATATAGTTGCTTTGGATAGCTCTGAAGCAATGATCGAACAGCTAGACAAGAAGATGCTCATGAATGTTGAGCCAGTTGTAGATATGTTGACGCGAGGGCTTGTAGCTCAGCATCCAGCATTTCGTAAACAATTTGATTTAGTTGTCGCTTCGTCGGTTTGTGGTTTCTTAAAAAGCTTTTCAGAAGTTGCCGATATTATTTATGCCATTTTAGACGAAGGTTCGACATTTGTTCACTTTGATTGGTTGTTAGAAGATGGCGAGCAGGGTGTTGGAATGACACAAGCTAAGACCGAACAAGTATTGACTAGTGTTGGCTTTGAATCTGTTTCTGTAAGCGTTCCATTTGAAATAAAAACGCAAACAGGCGTGAAAAAAGTACTGATGGGTGTAGCTAAAAAAGCCTAA
- a CDS encoding LysR family transcriptional regulator has product MNLSQVEAFCTIADTGSVSQAARQLNCNRTKLSMAIKALEKELDTELFARSGNKLTLSEAGKAIYKDCENLLATSARIKQTCSQVSGEFNAEVWIARDDSLPDELWQDLTHRLNNNFPATSFNIVLASTGDLANLVATQQVDFAFGVDYERVDDPKITYNPLGKIRMMSVCSGEHSLCKLRRVSDEVLRDEMQAVMVYLNEKDNPELQPFSTRYIGFSSFDYMLNTILTEDAWGVLPEPLIRHHLRQQNLAVIRHTYGLTQEDYCMFTASGMQEHPGMTWLADKLNEFLFDF; this is encoded by the coding sequence ATGAATCTTTCTCAAGTCGAAGCCTTTTGTACAATTGCCGATACCGGTTCTGTTTCTCAAGCTGCTCGGCAGCTCAATTGTAACCGAACCAAACTAAGTATGGCTATAAAAGCATTAGAAAAAGAGTTAGATACTGAGCTTTTTGCACGAAGTGGTAATAAATTAACCTTATCTGAAGCTGGAAAAGCCATTTATAAAGACTGTGAGAACTTACTAGCCACATCAGCCCGAATTAAACAAACCTGCTCACAAGTATCTGGTGAGTTCAACGCAGAAGTTTGGATTGCTCGTGATGACTCCCTACCAGATGAGCTATGGCAAGACTTAACACACCGACTAAATAACAACTTCCCAGCCACTTCATTCAATATTGTTCTAGCTTCTACCGGTGATCTCGCCAACTTAGTCGCGACCCAACAGGTTGATTTTGCGTTTGGTGTCGATTATGAACGCGTCGACGACCCAAAAATCACCTACAACCCGCTCGGCAAAATTCGCATGATGTCAGTTTGCAGCGGTGAACATTCCTTGTGCAAACTGCGAAGAGTCTCGGATGAAGTCCTTCGTGATGAAATGCAGGCAGTGATGGTTTACCTAAATGAAAAAGACAACCCTGAGCTGCAACCATTTTCGACACGATACATAGGCTTTTCTAGCTTTGACTATATGCTTAACACCATATTAACGGAAGATGCATGGGGAGTATTACCGGAGCCACTAATACGCCATCATCTGCGTCAACAAAACTTAGCAGTTATTCGCCATACCTATGGGCTAACACAAGAGGACTACTGCATGTTTACTGCATCGGGTATGCAGGAGCACCCCGGAATGACTTGGCTTGCAGATAAACTCAATGAATTTTTATTTGATTTTTAG
- a CDS encoding cation diffusion facilitator family transporter produces MCAKTSLNEKRLLTFSALGAAGFAFGGLVLGLLASSIVIMFDGVYSLVSLLLTLLSLAAARYIQSPAKNHFPFGKAMLEPVVIAIKGAVILVVVGTSIYSAVIAMFSGGRPVDTSLATLFGFVSTLACGYVWWSIKQKSKLYSSGLIEAEVKQWKMDTLLSFVVMTGFVAAWLISKSPWAHLSVYADPAMMLLMAGYFIKVPFDMLKEAFRELLMMSPSKDLVRTVNKGLADANKETEQHIELAGVTKVGRELRVNVDIHSSSKNLAVSEVEKTRSAIKRKLSKIKLDLQLTMNIAS; encoded by the coding sequence ATGTGTGCTAAAACAAGCTTAAACGAAAAAAGACTCCTTACTTTTTCAGCACTTGGCGCAGCTGGCTTTGCATTCGGAGGACTCGTTTTAGGTTTACTCGCTAGCTCGATAGTTATCATGTTTGACGGTGTTTACTCATTGGTCAGCCTACTGTTAACATTATTGTCACTAGCGGCTGCTCGATATATTCAATCTCCAGCGAAAAACCATTTCCCATTTGGTAAAGCAATGCTTGAACCTGTGGTGATTGCCATCAAAGGCGCCGTTATTCTCGTGGTTGTTGGCACTTCAATATACTCTGCAGTTATCGCAATGTTTAGCGGTGGTCGCCCCGTTGATACATCTTTAGCCACTCTTTTTGGCTTTGTGAGCACATTGGCATGCGGCTACGTATGGTGGTCAATTAAGCAGAAAAGTAAGCTCTATTCATCAGGACTAATTGAAGCTGAAGTGAAACAATGGAAAATGGATACGTTACTTAGCTTCGTTGTAATGACAGGGTTTGTGGCAGCATGGCTAATTTCGAAATCTCCTTGGGCTCACCTTTCAGTCTATGCTGACCCAGCAATGATGTTATTGATGGCAGGTTACTTCATTAAAGTCCCTTTCGACATGCTCAAAGAAGCGTTCAGAGAACTACTAATGATGTCACCGAGCAAAGACTTAGTCCGCACTGTCAACAAAGGTTTAGCTGATGCCAACAAAGAAACAGAACAACACATTGAACTAGCTGGTGTTACGAAGGTAGGACGCGAACTAAGAGTCAATGTCGATATTCATTCATCAAGCAAGAACTTAGCTGTCTCTGAGGTAGAAAAAACACGTTCCGCAATCAAACGAAAGTTATCAAAAATTAAGCTAGATCTTCAGCTAACCATGAATATTGCAAGCTAA